The following proteins are co-located in the Methylomonas sp. 11b genome:
- a CDS encoding transketolase, producing MNSETLDLRAKADWVWRETLAIHRRAPETRLASSLSAVEIFVALYYGGVLRFDASQPLAAHRDRCVISKGHGSICMYPILADLGFFSKDELLRVCHSGGFLGGIPDPVIPGYETVNGSLGHGLGVATGMALGLKRLDSDRQVFVVSGDGELHEGANWEAAMFASQHRLDNLNLIIDDNGISMLGYTDDIVSHHSLSERLTAFGWDCRRVDGHDVLAVQAGLLEMKVTAAGKPKALIAKTLKGRGVPGLENAPLSHILNPKPELIDSLLEQLP from the coding sequence GTGAATTCCGAAACCCTTGATTTGCGCGCCAAGGCCGATTGGGTCTGGAGAGAGACGCTCGCGATCCACCGTCGCGCGCCCGAGACTCGGCTTGCTTCGTCGCTATCAGCCGTTGAAATTTTTGTCGCGTTGTATTACGGAGGCGTATTGCGTTTCGATGCCTCTCAGCCATTGGCGGCGCATCGTGACCGTTGCGTGATCAGCAAGGGTCACGGTTCAATTTGTATGTATCCGATTTTGGCCGATCTTGGTTTTTTTTCGAAAGATGAATTGTTGAGGGTTTGCCATAGCGGCGGTTTTTTGGGCGGTATTCCCGATCCGGTGATTCCTGGTTATGAGACTGTCAACGGTTCGCTCGGCCATGGCCTGGGCGTAGCCACCGGTATGGCTCTGGGCTTGAAGCGGCTCGATAGTGACCGACAAGTGTTCGTCGTGTCAGGTGACGGCGAATTGCACGAAGGAGCCAATTGGGAGGCCGCGATGTTTGCCTCTCAACACAGGCTCGACAATCTGAATCTCATCATCGACGACAACGGTATCAGCATGCTCGGCTATACCGATGATATCGTCAGCCACCATTCGCTAAGCGAGCGCTTAACCGCGTTTGGCTGGGATTGTCGGCGAGTCGATGGTCACGATGTGTTGGCTGTGCAGGCGGGTTTGTTGGAGATGAAGGTGACGGCGGCCGGTAAGCCGAAAGCGCTGATCGCCAAAACCTTGAAAGGTCGCGGTGTGCCGGGATTGGAGAATGCGCCTTTGTCGCACATTCTTAATCCCAAGCCGGAATTAATTGACAGTCTACTGGAGCAATTGCCATGA